The following proteins are encoded in a genomic region of Amphiura filiformis chromosome 11, Afil_fr2py, whole genome shotgun sequence:
- the LOC140163836 gene encoding uncharacterized protein — translation MRGVKDKGGEVLTDDKKIKDRWKENYEELYNQPIPSDTSILQSLPSTSTEDIEPHILKSEVELAIKRLKGNKAAGEDGISAEEIKAAGEAGCNALLKLCNKIWESEVIPEDWGRQSLSPYLRKRIKWTVEITEVSAS, via the coding sequence ATGAGAGGTGTAAAGGACAAAGGTGGCGAGGTGCTCACCGATGACAAGAAAATAAAGGACAGATGGAAAGAAAACTATGAAGAGCTGTATAATCAACCCATCCCATCCGATACAAGTATCTTACAGTCTCTACCAAGTACTTCAACAGAAGACATAGAGCCCCACATTCTCAAATCTGAAGTGGAACTGGCCATCAAACGCCTCAAAGGAAATAAAGCAGCAGGAGAAGATGGTATATCAGCGGAAGAAATCAAGGCAGCAGGAGAAGCTGGATGTAATGCTCTTCTAAAACTCTGTAACAAGATATGGGAGTCTGAAGTAATTCCTGAGGACTGGGGAAGGCAATCATTGTCCCCATATTTAAGAAAAAGGATAAAATGGACTGTGGAAATTACAGAGGTATCAGCCTCCTGA
- the LOC140163837 gene encoding craniofacial development protein 2-like: MGISENHWIESGDFTQDGYQILSAGSGSTHRAGVALILNKNAQRSLLGYNPILERLITARLRTQIGTASIMQVYAPTTSYPDEDIEDFYDQLQLEINKTPSQDMEWRNWEVWFWRSKRQR, encoded by the coding sequence ATGGGTATATCAGAAAACCATTGGATAGAATCAGGAGATTTCACACAAGATGGTTATCAAATATTGAGCGCCGGTAGTGGATCTACTCACAGAGCAGGGGTTGCCTTAATTCTCAACAAGAATGCCCAGAGATCACTCCTCGGCTACAATCCTATTTTAGAAAGGCTAATTACAGCAAGGCTTCGCACTCAAATAGGAACAGCTAGCATTATGCAGGTGTATGCACCTACAACGTCATACCCAGACGAAGATATTGAAGACTTTTATGACCAACTGcaattggaaataaataaaacaccttCCCAAGACATGGAATGGCGTAATTGGGAAGTTTGGTTTTGGAGAAGCAAACGACAGAGGTGA